One window of SAR202 cluster bacterium genomic DNA carries:
- the uppS gene encoding di-trans,poly-cis-decaprenylcistransferase, giving the protein MPRHVAIIMDGNGRWATQRGLPRLSGHRAGVERTRTILQCLGEHGVQYVTLYAFSTENWSRPSEEVSGILEILGEVIEVESQALHEKGVRIVHLGRTDRLPGHLKKSVERSQELTKNNHRMTLCVAFDYGGRSEILEAVKAILKNGISLNDLDEAAFSKYLYTAGIPDPDLIIRTGGEQRLSNFLLWQSAYSEFFSTPTNWPDLGPDDIKKAIYVYSSRQRRFGAVKPGC; this is encoded by the coding sequence ATCCCGCGCCACGTCGCCATCATCATGGATGGCAACGGGCGCTGGGCCACCCAGCGCGGCCTCCCCCGCCTCAGCGGCCACCGCGCCGGCGTCGAGCGCACCCGCACCATCCTCCAATGCCTTGGCGAGCACGGCGTCCAGTACGTCACCCTCTACGCCTTCTCCACAGAGAACTGGTCACGGCCAAGCGAAGAGGTCTCGGGCATACTGGAAATCCTCGGCGAAGTCATCGAAGTCGAGAGCCAGGCCCTGCACGAAAAAGGCGTGCGCATCGTCCATCTTGGCCGGACTGACCGTCTTCCCGGCCACCTCAAGAAGTCCGTCGAGCGCTCCCAGGAACTCACCAAAAACAACCATCGCATGACTCTATGCGTAGCCTTCGACTACGGTGGCCGCAGCGAAATCCTGGAGGCGGTCAAAGCCATCCTCAAAAATGGCATCTCTCTCAATGATCTTGACGAGGCTGCTTTCAGCAAGTATCTCTACACCGCCGGCATCCCGGACCCGGACCTCATCATCCGCACCGGCGGCGAGCAGCGCTTGAGCAACTTCCTCCTCTGGCAGTCCGCCTACAGCGAGTTCTTCTCCACCCCCACCAACTGGCCCGACCTTGGCCCAGACGATATAAAAAAGGCCATTTACGTCTACAGCAGCCGTCAGAGGCGCTTTGGAGCCGTGAAACCTGGGTGCTAA
- a CDS encoding phosphatidate cytidylyltransferase has product MKPRIIVGVIGAPLLFAIVWAGSPFLPILVGLASLWSLWEFHRLARDAGARVSLPLGVILTILFIINGQLTADESNFAIELIIVTLAMSLSWALWLQLKGNAGFAKNLLLTALGPLYVGLLLSHSLMLREAGNALYDGRDWLLYAIFVTFATDTAAYFTGKAIGRHKMAPSISPNKTWEGAVGGMLGALGASFGLAAILDLNISLGWQAVVGAMLGLGAQIGDLAESWFKRRAKAKDASHILPGHGGLLDRLDSLLVTIPITYYLPALIIY; this is encoded by the coding sequence GTGAAGCCCCGGATCATCGTCGGGGTCATAGGCGCACCCCTGCTTTTCGCGATTGTCTGGGCCGGTTCTCCTTTTCTTCCTATCCTGGTCGGTCTTGCGTCCCTCTGGTCACTCTGGGAGTTCCACCGCCTCGCCCGAGATGCCGGTGCCCGCGTCTCCCTGCCCCTGGGCGTCATCCTTACCATCCTCTTTATCATCAACGGCCAGCTTACCGCAGACGAAAGCAATTTCGCCATCGAGCTGATCATTGTCACTTTAGCCATGTCCCTCTCTTGGGCCCTCTGGCTTCAACTTAAAGGTAACGCAGGCTTCGCTAAAAACCTCCTCCTGACCGCCCTCGGCCCCCTCTACGTCGGCCTCCTCCTCTCCCACAGCCTCATGCTTCGAGAGGCCGGCAACGCCCTCTATGACGGCCGCGACTGGCTCCTCTACGCTATCTTCGTGACCTTCGCCACCGACACTGCCGCCTATTTCACCGGCAAGGCCATCGGACGCCACAAGATGGCCCCCTCCATAAGCCCCAACAAGACTTGGGAAGGCGCCGTTGGCGGGATGCTCGGCGCTCTCGGCGCATCCTTTGGCCTGGCCGCCATCCTAGACTTAAACATCTCGTTGGGCTGGCAAGCCGTCGTCGGGGCTATGCTCGGCCTCGGCGCACAAATCGGTGACCTGGCCGAGTCCTGGTTTAAACGACGCGCCAAAGCCAAAGACGCCAGCCACATCCTCCCCGGCCACGGCGGCCTCCTTGACCGTCTAGACTCGCTGCTCGTCACAATTCCTATCACGTACTACCTCCCAGCCCTTATAATCTATTAG